DNA sequence from the Thermus caldifontis genome:
CTGGCTAAGATACGGGAGGGGTCGGTTCCCCAAGGTGTCTCAAATGTAGTGGCCAATTACACCGGTATTGACCCGGCAATCAACATATGGTAGCCTCCCTGGCAGGACACCCAAAACTTGGGGTGTCCCGGCCGCGATGCCAGGCCGACAGGCCTGGACGCCTTCTGGCGGTGGGGGAAGTCCGGTGCAAGTCCGGCGCTGTCCCGCAACGGTAACCGGCCCCGTCCGGAAGCCCGAGTACCCGCTTCGCGGCCTTACCCCGTAGCCCTCGAGGCAAGGGTGAAGGTGGTGATGCCTGTGGGACCCTAGACCCTTAACCCCCTCACAAACTGTGGCCCAGAGCCGTGGGGCCAAGCGGCTATCGGCGTAAGGCAACAGGGGTTTGCCCTTCCCTGGCGAAAGGGGGTCATCCCTTCCAGAGAAGGATGCGGGGAGTTTCGCATGAAGGAAACGCGCATGGTGCATACCGTTTTCCCTGGGGAAACCAACCATTACGGAACCCTTTTTGGCGGCACCGCCTTGGCCTGGATGGACCAAGCGGCCTTCGTGGCCGCCACCCGCCATGCCCGGCGGAAGGTGGTAACCGTTCACTCGGATGCGGTGGACTTTAAGCGCCCGGTGCCCTTGGGCTCCATCGTGGAGCTCAGGGCCCGGGTGGTAGAGGTGGGCCACACCTCCATGCGGGTGGAGGTAGAGATGTGGGTAGAGCCCATAGAAGCGGGTAAAGAAGCCTATCTGGCGGCCAGGGGAGGCTTCGTGCTGGTGGCGGTGGACGAAAGGGGGCGTCCCGTTCCTGTGCCCCCCTTGGGAGGGGAGAGATGATCCGCACCCTGGGCTTTGGTCTACCCCGCCTGGGCCCTAACCTGGAGTACAAAAGGCTCCTGGAGGGTTTCTGGTCGGGGCTCCTCTCGCAAGAAAAGCTCCTAGCAGGCTTGCAGGAGCTGGAGGGCCTAAGGGCAACCGCCTATCGGGAGGCGGTGGACCTCCACCCCGCAGGGGAGCTCAGCCTCTACGACCCCATGCTGGACCTGGCGGTGGCCTTGGGCCTCTATGCGGCGCCCGCGGGGGACCTCGAGGCCTACTACGCCCTAGCCCGGGGCAATGGGGCTCTTCCCTTAAGGAAGTGGTTCGGCACCAACTACCACTACCTGGTGCCCCGCCTCCCAGAGAGGCCCCAGTACGCGCCAAGGCCAGGCTGGTTTCCCTACCCCATAGGTGCCCCTCAAGAAGAGGGGCTTCCCACCCTGATCGGCCCCTACACCTTGGTGCGGCTGGCGCAAAACCCGCCCGCCTCCCCCATGGAGGTTCAAGCCCACCTCGAGGCCCTAGGAGAGGCCTACGGGGAGCTCCTGGGGTGGGCCGGGGGCCGCACCGTCCTCCTACAGGAACCGGCCTTGGGGCTGGACGGCGCGGGGGACCACCTGTCCTGGCTGTTGCCGGTTTACCGCAC
Encoded proteins:
- a CDS encoding acyl-CoA thioesterase, which produces MKETRMVHTVFPGETNHYGTLFGGTALAWMDQAAFVAATRHARRKVVTVHSDAVDFKRPVPLGSIVELRARVVEVGHTSMRVEVEMWVEPIEAGKEAYLAARGGFVLVAVDERGRPVPVPPLGGER